The following nucleotide sequence is from Pseudarthrobacter psychrotolerans.
GCGATGTGGCCGCCGTCGACTTTTTCCAGGTGGTTGATAGTGCGCAGCAGGGTGGACTTGCCGGAGCCGGACGGGCCCACGATCACGGCCACTCCCCGGGCTCGACGGTGAGGGTGATGCCCTTGAGGACCTCCGTGGCGCCGAACGATTTCCGGACTTTGGTGATTTCCACGAGGCCGCGGGTGGCAGTGACGGTGCTCAACGGGGGCTCCTTGCGCGGTTGGTTGCCTCGGCGTGCGTGGCGAAGAATTTGCGGGCCTTCTGGAGCGGCGTCAGCGGCAGGGTCCGGACGGCGCCCTTGGAGTAGTGGCGTTCGATGTAGTACTGGAAGACGCTGAGGACGGAGGTGATCACCACGTACCAGAGCGTGGCCACCAGGAGCAGCGGCAGGACCTGCTGCGTGCGGTTGTAGATGACCTGCACGGTGTAGAACAGCTCGGAATAGGCCAGGACGTACACGATGGAGGTGCCCTTGACCAGGCCGATGATCTCGTTGAACGCCGTGGGCAGGATGGCCCGCATGGCCTGCGGCAGGACGATCCGGGTGGAGCGGCGCCAGGCGGGAATGCCCAGCGCGACTGCGGCCTCAAGCTGCCCCTGGTCCACGGACAGGATGCCGCCGCGGATGATCTCAGCGGAGTACGCAGCCTGGTTCAAGGTCAGCCCCAACACTGCTGCCGCAAACTGGCTGATCAGTGTGGTGGTCTGCACCTCGAAGAAGCGGACATCAGTGAACGGGATCCCCAGGCTGATCTTCTCGTACAGATAGCCCAGGTTGTACCAGAGCAGCATCTGCACCAGTAGCGGCGTGGAACGGAAAATCCAGGAGAACGTCCAGGAGACGGAGACCAGCAGCGGCGAGGCGGACAGCCGCATCAGGGCGAGGATGAAGCCCAGGACAAACCCCAGCAGGCCGGAAATGGCCGTCAGCTTGAGCGTTTCAAGAAGCCCGTTCACTACGGACTGGGCGGTGAACCACTGCGCCACCACGCCCCATTCCCAGCGCGGATTGGTGGCCAGCGACCACGCGATGGCAACAACGCCGAGGGCTACCGCTGCCGTTCCCACCCAGCGCCACGGATGCTTCGCGCCCACCAGGGGGAAACCGGAGTAGTCGGTGGCCGGCCCACGGGATCCGGAGTCGGGTCCGGACGGGCCGGAAGTTCCCTGGACATTCGTTCCTACCCAGGCCGCATCCCCTGTGGACGCCCCGGTGGACGCC
It contains:
- a CDS encoding amino acid ABC transporter permease; translated protein: MSSAATDVAQPAESAQSAKARQAAELASTGASTGDAAWVGTNVQGTSGPSGPDSGSRGPATDYSGFPLVGAKHPWRWVGTAAVALGVVAIAWSLATNPRWEWGVVAQWFTAQSVVNGLLETLKLTAISGLLGFVLGFILALMRLSASPLLVSVSWTFSWIFRSTPLLVQMLLWYNLGYLYEKISLGIPFTDVRFFEVQTTTLISQFAAAVLGLTLNQAAYSAEIIRGGILSVDQGQLEAAVALGIPAWRRSTRIVLPQAMRAILPTAFNEIIGLVKGTSIVYVLAYSELFYTVQVIYNRTQQVLPLLLVATLWYVVITSVLSVFQYYIERHYSKGAVRTLPLTPLQKARKFFATHAEATNRARSPR